A genomic stretch from Chloroflexota bacterium includes:
- a CDS encoding cytochrome c-type biogenesis protein CcmH: MRRQLLSAALLALLVVTATVSVVAADQIDDDTRRIGKQLQCPVCNGSPVSDSPSDLAGQMRSVIRAKLQAGESEQEIIGYFVERYGDMVLMEPPRRGFGLIVWSVPIVVLLASAALLARVSQGWLRRRRTAALLVATGPVARPVQNGTAHGGGAAAQVSASDRARAELEQFKRRA; the protein is encoded by the coding sequence ATGAGGCGCCAACTTCTCTCGGCTGCGCTGCTGGCCCTGCTGGTCGTGACCGCCACCGTCAGCGTGGTGGCGGCCGACCAGATCGACGACGACACCCGCCGCATCGGGAAGCAGTTGCAGTGCCCGGTCTGCAACGGCTCGCCGGTCTCGGACTCGCCGTCCGACCTGGCCGGGCAGATGCGGTCGGTTATCCGCGCCAAGCTTCAGGCTGGCGAATCCGAGCAGGAGATCATCGGCTACTTCGTCGAGCGCTACGGCGACATGGTGCTGATGGAGCCGCCTCGGCGCGGCTTCGGCCTGATCGTCTGGTCAGTACCGATCGTCGTGCTCCTGGCAAGCGCTGCCTTGCTCGCGCGGGTCAGCCAGGGCTGGCTGCGCCGGCGGCGCACGGCGGCCTTGCTGGTCGCCACCGGACCGGTTGCCCGGCCGGTCCAGAACGGCACGGCGCACGGCGGCGGGGCAGCAGCACAGGTCTCCGCGTCTGACCGCGCCCGCGCCGAGCTGGAACAGTTCAAGCGGAGGGCCTGA
- a CDS encoding ABC transporter ATP-binding protein, with translation MDEAARPAVDVRRLRVVLGDQTVLRGIDLTAAAGSRVGLVGPNGAGKSTLLRALAGLLRPERGTILLNGVELAEDPWHGRRAVGVVGHQPMLYPELTARENLQFYARLYGLPDAGARADEGLRRVGLEERAGSRAGALSRGMLQRVALARALLHDPSILLLDEAESGLDAVATDHLLDVLRAEHGRRTVILASHDLSFVQAAAEHVVLLRAGRVVETLDLAGQTLSWLQEQYANVLTRSARPHEAGVPALTTTVGVGRS, from the coding sequence GTGGATGAGGCCGCACGACCGGCCGTGGACGTGCGCCGGCTCCGTGTCGTGCTCGGAGACCAGACCGTTCTCAGAGGGATCGATCTCACAGCCGCGGCTGGCTCACGGGTCGGGCTGGTGGGGCCGAATGGCGCGGGGAAGAGCACCTTGCTGCGGGCGCTGGCCGGCCTGCTGCGCCCGGAGCGCGGGACGATCCTCCTGAACGGCGTCGAGCTGGCCGAGGATCCCTGGCACGGCCGGCGCGCCGTCGGCGTGGTCGGACATCAGCCGATGCTCTACCCGGAGCTCACGGCCCGCGAGAACCTGCAGTTCTACGCGCGGCTGTACGGCCTGCCAGATGCCGGGGCGCGCGCCGACGAAGGGCTGCGCCGCGTGGGTCTGGAGGAGCGCGCTGGGAGTCGGGCGGGCGCTCTCTCGCGCGGGATGCTCCAGCGCGTGGCGCTCGCCCGCGCCCTCCTCCACGACCCGTCGATCCTGCTGTTGGACGAGGCCGAGTCCGGCCTCGACGCCGTCGCTACCGACCACCTGTTGGACGTGCTGCGGGCCGAGCATGGCCGGCGCACGGTCATCCTGGCCAGCCACGATCTGAGCTTCGTGCAGGCGGCAGCCGAGCACGTCGTACTGCTGCGGGCCGGCCGAGTGGTCGAAACGCTCGATCTGGCAGGACAAACCCTGTCATGGCTACAGGAACAGTACGCCAACGTGCTGACGCGGTCCGCGCGACCTCACGAGGCGGGCGTGCCAGCCCTGACGACGACCGTTGGCGTGGGCCGTTCATGA
- a CDS encoding heme exporter protein CcmB: MTDRSARSPFISTVLTLVWRDIVAEYRSREIVGGGAVFALLALVVFNFAIDFRQDTAEDVAPGILWIGFAFAGMLGFGRSFAGERERGTLDGLLLAPVDRGAIYLARAITNTLLMGVVELVSLPIFVGLYNVSVAWGALLLTTALGTIGFSGAGTLVAAIASNTRAREVLLPLLLLPLTVPVLIASVKASALAMGARPVEQLPWTQLLLGFDVIVIAASFLVFEYVLDPS, encoded by the coding sequence ATGACGGACCGTTCGGCGCGCTCGCCGTTCATCAGCACGGTTTTGACCCTGGTCTGGCGCGACATCGTGGCCGAGTATCGCTCGCGCGAGATCGTCGGCGGCGGGGCGGTCTTCGCGCTGCTGGCGCTGGTCGTGTTCAACTTCGCCATCGATTTCCGCCAGGACACGGCGGAAGACGTAGCGCCCGGCATCCTCTGGATCGGCTTCGCGTTCGCCGGGATGCTCGGATTCGGCCGCTCCTTCGCCGGCGAGCGCGAGCGCGGCACGCTCGACGGCCTGCTGCTGGCCCCCGTGGACCGTGGCGCGATCTACCTTGCCCGGGCCATCACCAACACGCTGCTGATGGGCGTGGTGGAGTTGGTGAGCCTGCCGATCTTCGTCGGACTGTACAACGTCAGCGTGGCCTGGGGCGCGCTGCTCCTGACAACAGCCCTCGGCACCATCGGCTTTTCTGGCGCGGGCACGCTGGTGGCGGCCATCGCCTCGAACACCCGCGCCCGCGAGGTACTCCTGCCCTTGCTGCTCCTCCCGCTGACCGTGCCGGTCCTGATCGCCAGCGTCAAAGCCTCGGCGCTGGCGATGGGCGCTCGCCCTGTCGAACAATTGCCGTGGACCCAGTTGTTGCTCGGCTTCGACGTGATCGTTATCGCCGCCTCGTTCCTCGTGTTCGAATACGTGCTCGATCCCTCATAA
- a CDS encoding sulfite exporter TauE/SafE family protein, which yields MTDAPLATVGWLLAFGAGLLSFFSPCVVPIVPGYLSLVSGVAIGTEPASRRQTERVVVASILFVLGFTLVFVALGAAAGLLGGLLDTSRPTFTRMAGAMMIGMGLLVMGFIRIPMLARDYRVHFVDRSYGPVGVVLIGMAFGFGWTPCIGPVLASILLYAGTADTAQEGALLLVVYSLGLGIPFVLSGLLLSRAVNALAWVRRRLPVLNAISGGLLILIGLLFLLNQAYLLAYLSAASQRLLEPIFR from the coding sequence GTGACCGACGCGCCCCTGGCCACGGTCGGCTGGCTGCTGGCATTCGGCGCGGGCCTGCTCTCGTTCTTCTCGCCGTGCGTCGTGCCTATCGTGCCGGGCTACCTGTCGCTGGTGTCCGGCGTCGCCATCGGGACGGAGCCGGCCTCACGGCGGCAGACCGAGCGGGTGGTGGTGGCGAGCATCCTGTTCGTGCTCGGCTTCACGTTGGTGTTTGTGGCGCTCGGCGCGGCGGCGGGCCTGCTCGGCGGCCTGCTCGACACCTCCCGCCCGACGTTCACGCGGATGGCCGGGGCGATGATGATCGGCATGGGCCTGCTGGTCATGGGCTTCATTCGCATCCCGATGCTGGCGCGGGACTACCGGGTTCACTTCGTGGATCGGTCGTATGGGCCGGTTGGCGTGGTGTTGATCGGCATGGCGTTCGGATTCGGCTGGACGCCCTGCATCGGGCCGGTGCTGGCCTCGATCCTCCTCTACGCCGGCACGGCAGACACGGCGCAGGAGGGCGCGCTGCTGCTGGTGGTCTACTCTCTGGGTCTCGGCATCCCGTTCGTGCTGTCCGGCCTGTTGCTGAGCCGGGCGGTGAACGCGCTGGCCTGGGTCCGGCGGCGGCTGCCGGTTCTCAACGCTATCAGCGGGGGCCTGCTGATCCTGATCGGGCTGCTCTTCCTGCTGAATCAGGCCTACCTGCTCGCGTACTTGAGCGCTGCCAGCCAGCGGCTGCTCGAACCGATCTTCCGGTAG
- a CDS encoding heme lyase CcmF/NrfE family subunit has protein sequence MADFGHIAIVAAFVVALYAAVVAPLSVRLKMPELGASAQHAVYGVAVLMIVASATLLTAFLTNDFSIRYVAEHSSREMPLSLVAAAFYGGQAGSLLYWGTTLSIFSAVVAWQHRRTDRAFMAFVHMTLMVVAAYFGLILGFVANPFEKMPVTPPNGAGLNPLLYDLGMLYHPPMLLAGYMSWTVPFAFAVAALATGRLDSWWIQTTRRYALVAWAVLGIGNMLGGWWAYRVLGWGGYWGWDPVENSAIMPWLIGTAFIHSVMIQERRGMLKVWNMALVLVTFYLAIFGTFVVRSGVITSVHSFAQSAIGPYFLSFLVLVIASTLGLLFYRLPQLRSDNQLDSMLSREASFLLNNLLFLGLVFAIFWGTIFPLVSEAVQGVKITVGPPFFNQVAGPIMIGLLVLMGIGPLMPWRKGNQASLVRLFGPSVAFGVLVGLVVGIWKGFDQPKALCAFAACGFVTGTIVSEVVRGTLARRQATGEGHLTALGNLITRNNRRYGGYVVHLGVVMIAVAVTASSMYQLEAMARLKPGEAMSIGEYRLTYNGMRERQEPGVRIIEAQMAVEDSGQLAGAIVTDKRFFRGFERQPSTSVGIRTTAVDDLYVVLAGWETDTTASFMVFVNPMVIWIWLGGIVAVAGTLVAGWPQATPRVVTANVPGRGLAVGRA, from the coding sequence ATGGCTGACTTTGGCCACATCGCGATCGTCGCGGCGTTCGTGGTGGCGCTGTACGCTGCCGTGGTCGCACCCCTCAGCGTCAGGCTCAAGATGCCGGAGCTGGGCGCGAGCGCCCAGCATGCGGTGTACGGCGTCGCCGTCCTGATGATCGTCGCCAGCGCCACGCTGCTGACGGCCTTCCTGACCAACGACTTCTCGATCCGCTACGTCGCCGAGCATTCGAGCCGCGAGATGCCGTTGTCGCTGGTCGCCGCTGCGTTCTACGGCGGGCAGGCCGGCTCGCTCCTGTACTGGGGCACGACGCTCTCGATCTTCAGCGCGGTCGTGGCATGGCAACACCGCCGTACCGACCGTGCGTTCATGGCCTTCGTCCACATGACGCTGATGGTCGTCGCGGCCTACTTCGGCCTGATCCTCGGATTTGTCGCGAACCCGTTCGAGAAGATGCCGGTGACGCCGCCGAACGGGGCTGGCCTCAATCCGCTGCTCTACGACCTGGGCATGCTGTACCACCCGCCGATGCTCCTGGCCGGCTACATGAGCTGGACCGTGCCGTTCGCCTTTGCGGTGGCGGCCCTGGCGACTGGTCGGCTTGACTCCTGGTGGATTCAGACGACGCGCCGCTACGCGCTGGTCGCGTGGGCCGTGCTGGGCATCGGCAACATGCTCGGCGGCTGGTGGGCCTACCGGGTGCTGGGCTGGGGTGGCTACTGGGGCTGGGATCCCGTCGAGAACTCGGCGATCATGCCCTGGCTGATCGGCACCGCCTTCATCCACTCGGTCATGATCCAGGAGCGGCGGGGCATGCTCAAGGTCTGGAACATGGCCCTGGTGCTGGTGACGTTCTACCTCGCCATCTTCGGCACGTTTGTCGTGCGGAGCGGCGTGATCACCTCGGTCCACTCGTTTGCCCAGTCGGCCATCGGTCCGTACTTCCTGAGCTTCCTGGTGCTCGTCATCGCCAGCACGCTCGGGCTGCTGTTCTACCGACTCCCGCAACTGCGGTCTGACAACCAGTTGGACTCGATGCTCTCGCGCGAGGCGAGCTTCCTGCTGAACAACTTGCTCTTCCTGGGGCTGGTCTTCGCGATCTTCTGGGGCACCATCTTCCCGCTCGTCTCCGAGGCTGTGCAGGGCGTCAAGATCACCGTCGGTCCTCCGTTCTTCAATCAGGTGGCCGGCCCGATCATGATCGGGCTGCTGGTGCTGATGGGCATCGGCCCCTTGATGCCGTGGCGCAAGGGCAATCAGGCGTCACTGGTGCGGCTGTTCGGGCCGTCCGTGGCGTTCGGCGTGCTGGTCGGGCTGGTGGTCGGGATCTGGAAGGGGTTCGATCAGCCGAAGGCGCTGTGCGCCTTCGCGGCGTGCGGGTTCGTCACGGGCACCATCGTCTCCGAGGTCGTGCGCGGAACGCTTGCGCGGCGACAAGCCACGGGCGAGGGCCACCTGACGGCGCTCGGGAACCTGATCACGCGGAACAACCGTCGCTACGGCGGCTACGTCGTTCACCTGGGCGTGGTGATGATCGCGGTGGCCGTCACGGCCTCGTCGATGTATCAACTTGAGGCGATGGCCCGCCTCAAGCCCGGCGAGGCGATGTCCATCGGCGAGTACCGGCTGACCTACAACGGCATGCGCGAGCGTCAGGAACCGGGCGTGCGGATCATCGAGGCGCAGATGGCAGTCGAGGACTCCGGGCAGCTTGCCGGCGCAATCGTCACCGACAAGCGCTTTTTCCGAGGCTTCGAGCGCCAGCCATCCACCAGCGTCGGCATCCGCACCACGGCGGTGGACGATCTCTACGTGGTGCTGGCCGGCTGGGAGACGGACACGACGGCGAGCTTCATGGTGTTCGTCAACCCGATGGTCATCTGGATCTGGCTGGGCGGCATCGTCGCGGTCGCCGGGACGCTCGTGGCTGGCTGGCCGCAGGCAACGCCGCGCGTGGTCACGGCAAACGTGCCAGGACGTGGCCTCGCCGTTGGGCGAGCCTGA
- a CDS encoding TlpA family protein disulfide reductase → MTAPSTRTDPLTDAAQPAPEVGAGSARIIALVVGVAIVSLIGLMVWGIGKRAQGTTGAVPVTTRPAPTFSLPLFEGGDFSLGAQRGKPVLINFWASWCIPCEDEAAALEAASRTYQDRVVFIGVNVQDTDPLARGFLKRFGVSYPNGRDVSGSISVEYGMSGVPETYFVDRSGMLVRKWQGPLDEARIRQFLDPLLR, encoded by the coding sequence GTGACCGCACCATCGACGCGTACCGACCCGCTGACTGATGCCGCGCAGCCCGCGCCTGAGGTCGGAGCCGGTTCGGCGCGGATCATCGCGCTGGTCGTCGGCGTCGCGATCGTATCCCTGATCGGCCTGATGGTCTGGGGCATCGGGAAGCGCGCCCAGGGCACGACGGGGGCGGTTCCCGTGACGACCCGGCCGGCCCCGACGTTCAGCCTGCCCCTGTTTGAGGGCGGCGACTTCAGCCTCGGGGCGCAGCGTGGCAAGCCGGTGCTGATCAACTTCTGGGCGTCGTGGTGCATCCCCTGCGAGGACGAAGCAGCCGCGCTTGAGGCGGCGTCTCGGACCTACCAGGACCGGGTGGTCTTCATCGGCGTGAACGTGCAGGACACGGACCCGCTGGCGCGCGGCTTCCTGAAGCGGTTCGGCGTGTCCTATCCCAATGGGCGCGACGTGAGCGGTTCGATCTCCGTCGAGTACGGCATGAGTGGCGTGCCGGAGACGTACTTCGTGGACCGGAGTGGGATGCTGGTCCGCAAGTGGCAGGGCCCGCTCGACGAGGCGCGCATCCGCCAGTTCCTGGACCCGCTGCTCCGGTGA
- a CDS encoding cytochrome c maturation protein CcmE, whose amino-acid sequence MPSSGPRPPSSAARRFPVQSSLSRPTAGPASHGRHLKLLVAGGAIAIAVAYLIVTALQTSTVYYITVGELLQRGTAGASQQVRVAGDVVPGSVEKIDSGLAIRFLVHDGSGQMPVYYKGGPVPDIFGEEVQVVVEGKVGPDGTFQASTLLAKCPSKFESEGVTGA is encoded by the coding sequence ATGCCCTCATCAGGGCCGCGCCCCCCTTCCTCAGCGGCCCGGAGGTTCCCCGTGCAGTCCTCTCTTTCGCGGCCCACGGCCGGCCCGGCGTCCCACGGACGTCACCTCAAGCTCCTCGTGGCCGGTGGTGCTATCGCCATTGCTGTTGCTTACCTGATCGTAACCGCGCTCCAGACATCGACCGTCTACTACATCACGGTCGGCGAGCTGTTGCAGCGCGGCACGGCCGGCGCCTCCCAGCAGGTGCGCGTCGCCGGAGACGTGGTGCCCGGCTCGGTCGAGAAGATCGACTCCGGCCTGGCGATTCGCTTCCTGGTGCACGATGGCAGCGGCCAGATGCCGGTCTACTACAAGGGCGGCCCGGTGCCGGACATCTTCGGCGAAGAGGTCCAGGTGGTGGTCGAGGGCAAGGTCGGCCCGGATGGGACGTTCCAGGCCTCGACGCTGCTCGCCAAGTGCCCATCAAAGTTCGAGTCTGAAGGCGTCACGGGAGCCTGA
- the ccsA gene encoding cytochrome c biogenesis protein CcsA encodes MQHVTAISPPASRSPALAVDRTTLILSVLALLSMGAALYAALLYAPTERIQGNVQRIFYFHVPLAWAAYLAFFVVLVASCAYLIRRAPLWDALARSSAEVGLVYTTLMLITGSLWARPIWGTWWSWDARLTTTLLLWFIYVGYLMLRSSVQDEEKGARYAAVLGIVGALDIPIIHQSVVWWRSLHPESVVMASGGPAMPQSMLTALIISMIAFTIVYAVMVLFRLRLELARQDMRLIRRRLNERVD; translated from the coding sequence ATGCAACACGTGACTGCTATCAGCCCACCAGCCAGCCGGTCGCCAGCACTTGCCGTTGACCGAACCACCCTCATCCTCAGCGTGCTGGCCTTGCTCTCGATGGGCGCGGCCCTCTACGCCGCCCTGTTGTACGCGCCGACCGAGCGCATTCAGGGCAATGTGCAGCGGATCTTCTACTTTCACGTGCCACTGGCCTGGGCAGCCTACCTGGCGTTTTTCGTGGTGCTGGTGGCAAGCTGCGCCTACCTGATCCGCCGCGCGCCGCTCTGGGACGCCCTGGCGCGCTCGTCGGCCGAGGTCGGGCTGGTCTACACCACCCTCATGCTCATCACCGGCTCGCTCTGGGCACGGCCGATCTGGGGCACATGGTGGTCCTGGGACGCGCGTCTGACGACGACGCTGCTGCTCTGGTTCATCTACGTCGGCTACCTGATGCTGCGCAGCTCAGTGCAGGACGAGGAGAAGGGCGCCCGCTACGCGGCAGTCCTGGGGATCGTCGGCGCGCTCGACATCCCGATCATTCACCAGTCGGTGGTCTGGTGGCGGTCGTTGCACCCGGAATCGGTGGTGATGGCGTCTGGCGGCCCGGCGATGCCGCAGAGCATGCTGACGGCGCTCATCATCTCGATGATCGCATTCACCATCGTCTACGCCGTCATGGTGCTCTTCCGATTGCGCCTGGAGCTGGCACGCCAGGATATGCGCCTGATCCGACGCCGACTGAACGAGCGGGTGGACTGA
- a CDS encoding PD40 domain-containing protein encodes MSANRARPRRQKAGKGGTAAGKSAALSQSPRERRTGHAPRQLVAVTACALILALGILGWDLSEPWRNAPPSATGQIAMPMSGGVSLIDPANGRATELIAPRQNASVTAVAWSPDRQTLAYTLFHRRPEDRVSSAELFTISAKGGDPKLIVPRPQPGTVIDAPAWAPDGQSIYFAFQGVENGRPVARIERVELASGNRQQLFADASYPSISADGKLVAYMYDDGTGQSLRVGPATGGEGRELVKATAFKGLMGPRFSPDGSWIAFVAVGPGPAGLAPTPRGLLARLFDAPVAYAHGDPWNIWRVRPDGSDLQRATQLQEDEPLVAWSRDGAWLAIHGAGGLWIVDARGTSEPRRIADGTIGAIDW; translated from the coding sequence GTGAGCGCAAACCGTGCTAGACCGCGCAGACAGAAGGCCGGCAAGGGTGGTACCGCCGCGGGCAAGTCGGCAGCGCTGAGTCAATCTCCGCGCGAGCGCCGCACTGGCCATGCCCCGCGACAACTCGTCGCCGTCACGGCCTGCGCGCTGATCCTGGCACTCGGCATTCTCGGCTGGGACTTGTCCGAGCCGTGGCGCAACGCCCCGCCGAGCGCCACCGGCCAGATCGCCATGCCGATGTCGGGCGGGGTGAGCCTGATCGACCCGGCGAACGGCCGGGCCACGGAGCTGATCGCGCCGCGTCAGAATGCGAGCGTCACCGCCGTGGCCTGGAGTCCGGATCGCCAGACGCTGGCGTACACACTGTTTCATCGGCGGCCCGAGGACCGTGTGAGCAGCGCGGAGCTGTTCACGATCTCGGCCAAGGGCGGCGATCCGAAGCTGATCGTGCCGCGCCCGCAGCCGGGCACGGTCATCGACGCGCCAGCCTGGGCGCCTGACGGCCAGAGCATCTACTTCGCGTTTCAGGGCGTCGAGAACGGCCGGCCGGTCGCCCGCATCGAGCGGGTCGAGCTGGCGTCTGGAAACCGGCAGCAGCTCTTCGCCGACGCGTCGTACCCCTCGATCTCCGCTGACGGCAAGCTGGTGGCGTACATGTATGACGACGGGACCGGCCAGTCCTTACGGGTCGGTCCGGCCACGGGCGGCGAGGGGCGCGAGCTGGTCAAGGCGACGGCGTTCAAGGGGCTGATGGGTCCGCGCTTCTCGCCGGACGGCAGCTGGATCGCCTTCGTGGCGGTGGGTCCAGGGCCGGCCGGCCTGGCTCCGACGCCCCGGGGCCTCCTGGCCCGGCTGTTCGACGCGCCGGTTGCCTACGCCCACGGCGATCCGTGGAACATCTGGCGGGTGCGGCCGGACGGCTCCGACTTGCAGCGGGCGACGCAGCTTCAGGAGGACGAGCCACTGGTGGCGTGGTCCCGCGATGGCGCGTGGCTGGCGATACACGGCGCTGGCGGTCTGTGGATCGTGGATGCGCGCGGGACCAGCGAGCCACGGCGCATCGCAGACGGGACCATCGGCGCAATCGACTGGTAG
- a CDS encoding GAF domain-containing protein, translated as MVATDSVQPILNAILEIGETFAATLRLEAVLDSVIESGMRLAGGDSGSVMLLSEDGRELVVTAAVGPRAQIILGTRQAASASIAGQALQSNSHMVVRGVAGREGGVKSDHPRDLGWGLVMPLRVATRLLGVLNLSTSVHRDDLPAERVSLLGILANQAAIMIEVGRLYQDLALKERRLELFVDRFLRLQSEQRQASPMPGRQAPVNDVLRSTVEAYSRTLRSTPEAMPDDPAERLSARELEVLGLIVEGLTNKEIASRLCLSPDTVKNHVVHIIQKLGVSDRTQAAVMAVRQGMIA; from the coding sequence ATGGTCGCAACAGATTCAGTACAGCCGATCTTGAATGCGATACTGGAGATCGGCGAGACATTTGCGGCCACGCTGCGTCTCGAAGCTGTGCTCGACAGTGTCATTGAGTCCGGCATGCGCCTCGCGGGGGGCGACAGTGGCTCGGTGATGCTGCTCTCAGAGGACGGTCGCGAGCTGGTGGTCACGGCGGCCGTCGGTCCGCGCGCCCAGATCATCCTCGGCACTCGGCAAGCGGCCAGCGCCAGCATCGCGGGGCAGGCGCTCCAGTCGAACAGCCACATGGTGGTGCGTGGCGTGGCCGGGCGCGAGGGTGGCGTCAAGTCCGATCACCCGCGTGATCTCGGCTGGGGCCTCGTGATGCCGTTGCGCGTGGCCACCCGTCTGCTGGGCGTGCTGAACCTGAGCACTAGCGTCCACCGCGACGACCTCCCCGCCGAGCGCGTCAGCCTGCTCGGCATCCTGGCGAACCAGGCGGCCATCATGATCGAGGTCGGGCGGCTGTACCAGGATCTTGCGCTGAAGGAGCGCCGCCTCGAACTGTTCGTGGATCGGTTCCTGCGCCTCCAGTCCGAACAGCGGCAGGCGTCCCCGATGCCGGGGCGCCAGGCGCCCGTGAACGACGTGCTGCGGAGCACCGTCGAGGCGTACTCGCGGACGTTGCGCTCGACGCCCGAGGCCATGCCCGACGACCCGGCCGAGCGGCTCTCGGCGCGCGAGCTTGAGGTGCTGGGGCTGATCGTGGAGGGGCTGACCAACAAGGAGATCGCCAGCCGCCTCTGCCTGAGCCCAGACACGGTGAAGAATCACGTCGTGCACATCATCCAGAAGCTGGGCGTGAGCGACCGCACCCAGGCGGCCGTGATGGCCGTTCGGCAGGGCATGATCGCCTGA